CTCAAACGTGTTTTTATCTGAATACATAAAATGAAGACCATATCTAACATTTCTCTCACAGTGGTTTTTTCTAATGACGTTACCAGGGGAGAACTCAATATATATGCCATCCCTATGGTTTATTATATAATTTTCTTCTATTTTATTGTTTGGCGATTTCCAGAGATGAATTCCGTTACCATTTGTTTCCTGCGTTGTGTATTCAGCCCTCCCATAGGATGTGTTATTCCTTATTTCATTGCCTGGAGATGAGTAGAGATAGATTCCAATTAAAACATCATTAAGGCTATTGTCTTCGATTATAACCCCCCGAGAGTTTACTACCTTTATTCCGCTCTCATCTTTGAGGAGATTTGCGCCACTTTTTCTTATTTTAAAACCCTTGATTAAAACTTTATCCGCTTCGATCCTTACTACATCGCCATTATAATTACCCTCAATCACTGGTTCATTTTCTCCGATGAGACGAACCCTTTTATTTATGATTATGCTCTCATTATAAACTCCGTCTTTAACAACTATGACGTCTCCTTCAGTCGAGTTCTGAAGAGCTTCTGTGATCGAGGAATTATTTAATCCTTTCCCTACTCTTATTTCCTTTGCAAAGGATTTCAATTGGAAACTGATAGGCAGAATTAAACTAGAAATTAAGAAGATAAACGCCTTTGTCTTGATTCTAACCATAGTATTATTGGGCCTAGAATTGCTGCGATGCCCATGAGTATTGCACCTGAGCCTGGAAGAC
The window above is part of the Thermodesulfobacteriota bacterium genome. Proteins encoded here:
- the nosD gene encoding nitrous oxide reductase family maturation protein NosD codes for the protein MKSFAKEIRVGKGLNNSSITEALQNSTEGDVIVVKDGVYNESIIINKRVRLIGENEPVIEGNYNGDVVRIEADKVLIKGFKIRKSGANLLKDESGIKVVNSRGVIIEDNSLNDVLIGIYLYSSPGNEIRNNTSYGRAEYTTQETNGNGIHLWKSPNNKIEENYIINHRDGIYIEFSPGNVIRKNHCERNVRYGLHFMYSDKNTFEGNIFERNGTGSALMYSKNIVLRKNVFRLNLGLNGFGILLKSLSDSIAEENVIADNTVGIFMDEANRNIFTRNNFLRNGWAIDLFSSSTDNVFYANNFSDNNYQVMTDTDRSINQFYKDYTGNYWSDYQGYNGYDLNADGIGDIPYKPVKLISYLVKRYADLTVFLESPGFRALEFAERVLPALNPVELEDPYPLMNPIRIEKDSR